In Nicotiana tabacum cultivar K326 chromosome 21, ASM71507v2, whole genome shotgun sequence, one DNA window encodes the following:
- the LOC142175522 gene encoding sesquiterpene synthase 12-like produces MSQSISPLICSHFAKFQSNIWRCNTSQLRVIHSSYASFGGRRKERVRRMNRAMDLSSSSRHLADFPSTIWGDHFLSYNSEITEITTQEKNEHEMLKEIVRKMLVETPDNSTQKLVLIDTIQRLGLAYHFNDEIENSIQNIFNLSQNSEDDDEHNLYVAALRFRLARQQGYYMSSDVFKQFTNHDGKFKENHTNDVQGLLSLYEAAHMRVHDEEILEEALIFTTTHLESVIPNLSNSLKVQVTEALSHPIRKAIPRVGARKYIHIYENIGTHNDLLLKFAKLDFNMLQKLHRKELNELTSWWKDLDRANKFPYAKDRLVEAYFWTVGIYFEPQYSRSRSLVTKVVKMNSIIDDTYDAYATFDELVLFTDAIQRWDEGAMDLLPTYLRPIYQGLLDVFNEMEEVLAKEGKADHIYYAKKEMKKVAEVYFKEAEWLNANYIPKCEEYMKNGLVSSTGPMYGIISLVVMEEIITKEAFEWLTNEPLILRAASTICRLMDDMADHEVEQQRGHVASFVECYMKEYGVSKQEAYVEMRKKITNAWKDINKELLRPTAVPMFILERSLNFSRLADTFLKDDDGYTNPKSKVKDLIASLFVESVDI; encoded by the exons atgagTCAATCAATTTCTCCATTAATCTGTTCTCACTTTGCGAAATTTCAGTCGAATATTTGGAGATGCAATACTTCTCAACTCAGAGTTATACACTCATCATATGCCTCTTTTGGagggagaagaaaagagagagtaaGAAGAATGAATCGAGCAATGGATCTTTCTTCAAGCTCTCGTCATTTGGCAGATTTTCCCTCAACAATTTGGGGTGACCATTTTCTCTCCTACAATTCTGAAATAACA GAAATTACTACCCAAGAGAAAAATGAACATGAAATGCTAAAAGAAATAGTTCGGAAAATGTTGGTAGAAACTCCAGATAATAGTACACAAAAACTAGTCTTGATTGACACAATTCAAAGATTGGGATTAGCATATCATTTCAATGATGAGATTGAAAACTCCATTCAAAACATCTTTAATTTGTCTCAAAATAGTGAAGATGACGATGAACACAACCTTTATGTTGCTGCTCTTCGTTTTCGACTTGCGAGGCAACAAGGATATTACATGTCTTCAG ATGTGTTCAAGCAATTCACTAACCATGAcggaaaattcaaggaaaatcATACTAATGATGTTCAAGGATTATTGAGTTTGTATGAAGCAGCACATATGAGAGTGCACGACGAGGAAATTCTAGAAGAAGCTCTTATCTTTACCACGACTCATCTCGAGTCCGTGATCCCGAATTTGAGCAACTCGCTTAAGGTACAAGTTACTGAAGCCTTAAGCCATCCTATTCGCAAAGCTATACCAAGGGTGGGAGCAAGGAAATACATACACATATATGAAAACATTGGAACACATAATGATTTACTTTTGAAATTTGCAAAGTTGGACTTCAACATGTTACAAAAGCTTCATCGAAAAGAGCTTAACGAGCTAACAAG CTGGTGGAAAGATTTGGATCGTGCAAACAAATTTCCATATGCAAAGGACAGATTAGTAGAAGCTTACTTTTGGACGGTGGGAATATATTTTGAACCTCAATATAGTCGTTCAAGAAGTTTGGTAACAAAAGTAGTCAAAATGAACTCCATTATTGATGACACTTATGATGCTTATGCAACTTTTGATGAGCTTGTGCTTTTCACGGATGCGATCCAAAG ATGGGACGAAGGTGCCATGGATTTATTACCGACATATCTGAGACCTATTTATCAAGGCCTTCTCGACGTTTTCAATGAAATGGAAGAAGTATTGGCCAAAGAAGGTAAAGCAGATCACATCTACTATGCGAAAAAAGAG ATGAAAAAGGTGGCGGAAGTCTATTTTAAGGAAGCTGAATGGTTGAATGCTAACTACATTCCAAAATGCGAGGAGTATATGAAAAATGGACTTGTAAGCTCTACCGGTCCGATGTATGGAATAATTTCTTTGGTTGTTATGGAGGAAATTATAACAAAAGAGGCTTTTGAATGGTTGACAAATGAACCTTTGATTCTTCGAGCTGCATCAACAATTTGTAGATTAATGGATGATATGGCTGATCATGAA GTTGAACAACAAAGAGGACATGTTGCTTCATTTGTTGAGTGCTACATGAAAGAATATGGAGTTTCAAAGCAAGAAGCATATGTTGAGATGCGGAAAAAAATCACAAATGCGTGGAAAGATATAAATAAGGAACTCTTGCGCCCTACTGCAGTACCAATGTTTATCCTCGAACGATCTTTAAATTTTTCAAGATTGGCCGATACATTTTTGAAAGATGATGATGGATACACAAATCCCAAATCCAAAGTTAAAGACTTGATTGCTTCGTTGTTTGTCGAATCTGTCGACATATGA